A stretch of the Osmerus eperlanus chromosome 10, fOsmEpe2.1, whole genome shotgun sequence genome encodes the following:
- the si:dkey-56m19.5 gene encoding skin secretory protein xP2 isoform X5 translates to MGGKLSKKKKGYDVSDPKDRKDDITAAAVSAVESVKAAVVTAAPAPIAEVTEEAATVAATAVESAVVSAVAAVQEAAQEAVMAVQEAVTGGEEPAEPAPAEKGTAEPEAAPEEPAPAAAPEEPAASEEPAPAAAPEEPASPEEPAPAAAPEEPAAPEEPATAAAPEEPAAPEEPAAPEEPAPANAPEEPAAPEEPSPADAPEEPAPAAAPEEPAPAVAEPEPTASEVPEEPEAPSPEPAAPEPTPETVTEPEPEPESPQSPAEPELETVTEPEVTLAVSSPAPEPVAEEEVAPAVEAAPEEPEPEPAAEPEPVTASSEAPAAAEVPAERLAPEAPSEAESIPEIVISESASSNEISTEVPAPEVPAPEAPTPEPVATVEVQAEAPAPEPVATVEVKAEAPAPEPVPIVEVQAEAPTPEPVATVEVQAEAPAPEPVATVEVKAEAPAPEPVPIVEVQAEAPTPEPVATVEVQAEAPAPEPVAMVEVQAEAPEPVTQLPEPVAEVMEAKLENGEVESVNGEAESAKGGLAQAEEVVFQSDCELKKELSLSGGAPEGPEGILESLSTSASQAVDLV, encoded by the exons ATGGGAGGCAAGCTgagcaagaagaagaagggataTGACGTCAGCGACCCAAAGGATAGGAAAGATGACATTACAGCGGCGGCAGTCAGTGCCGTTGAGTCCGTCAAGGCTGCCGTGGTGACTGCTGCCCCGGCACCCATTGCTGAGGTGACTGAGGAGGCGGCTACAGTTGCGGCCACAGCGGTTGAGTCGGCGGTGGTGTCGGCGGTTGCAGCAGTGCAGGAGGCCGCACAAGAAGCTGTGATGGCTGTACAGGAAGCTGTCACCGGAGGGGAGGAGCCGGCGGAACCTGCACCTGCAGAGAAGGGCACTGCAGAACCTGAGGCCGCCCCAGAGGAACCGGCCCCTGCAGCTGCCCCAGAGGAACCTGCTGCCTCAGAAGAGCCTGCCCCTGCTGCTGCCCCAGAGGAACCGGCTTCCCCAGAGGAACCGGCCCCTGCTGCTGCCCCAGAGGAACCCGCTGCCCCAGAGGAACCGGCCACCGCTGCTGCCCCAGAGGAACCGGCTGCCCCAGAGGAACCGGCTGCCCCAGAGGAACCGGCCCCCGCTAATGCCCCAGAGGAACCCGCTGCCCCAGAAGAACCTTCCCCTGCTGATGCCCCAGAAGAACCAGCCCCTGCTGCTGCCCCAGAGGAACCTGCCCCTGCAGTGGCTGAGCCAGAGCCTACTGCATCAGAGGTCCCTGAGGAGCCAGAAGCTCCTTCTCCAGAACCTGCTGCCCCAGAGCCCACACCAGAGACTGTTACTGAGCCTGAGCCTGAGCCTGAATCCCCACAGTCCCCAGCAGAGCCAGAACTAGAGACTGTTACTGAGCCTGAGGTCACACTGGCTGTTTCTTCACCTGCGCCCGAGCCTGTGGCTGAAGAAGAGGTGGCCCCAGCGGTAGAGGCTGCACCAGAAGAACCTGAACCAGAACCTGCAGCTGAGCCTGAGCCTGTTACTGCATCTTCTGaggccccagcagcagcagaggtcCCAGCTGAGAGGCTTGCCCCAGAGGCCCCCAGCGAGGCAGAATCCATCCCAGAGATAGTCATCTCTGAATCAGCCTCTTCCAACGAGATCTCTACTGAGGTCCCAGCACCTGAGGTCCCAGCACCTGAG GCCCCTACACCAGAGCCTGTAGCTACAGTTGAG GTCCAAGCTGAGGCTCCAGCACCAGAGCCTGTAGCTACAGTTGAGGTCAAAGCTGAGGCCCCAGCACCAGAGCCTGTACCTATAGTTGAGGTCCAGGCTGAGGCCCCAACACCAGAGCCTGTAGCTACGGTAGAGGTCCAAGCTGAGGCTCCAGCACCAGAGCCTGTAGCTACAGTTGAGGTCAAAGCTGAGGCCCCAGCACCAGAGCCTGTACCTATAGTTGAGGTCCAGGCTGAGGCCCCAACACCAGAGCCTGTAGCTACGGTAGAGGTCCAAGCTGAGGCTCCAGCACCAGAGCCTGTAGCTATGGTTGAGGTCCAGGCTGAGGCTCCAGAACCTGTGACCCAATTACCAGAGCCTGTAGCTGAGGTAATGGAGGCCAAGTTGGAGAACGGGGAGGTGGAAAGTGTGAATGGAGA
- the si:dkey-56m19.5 gene encoding skin secretory protein xP2 isoform X3, with translation MGGKLSKKKKGYDVSDPKDRKDDITAAAVSAVESVKAAVVTAAPAPIAEVTEEAATVAATAVESAVVSAVAAVQEAAQEAVMAVQEAVTGGEEPAEPAPAEKGTAEPEAAPEEPAPAAAPEEPAASEEPAPAAAPEEPASPEEPAPAAAPEEPAAPEEPATAAAPEEPAAPEEPAAPEEPAPANAPEEPAAPEEPSPADAPEEPAPAAAPEEPAPAVAEPEPTASEVPEEPEAPSPEPAAPEPTPETVTEPEPEPESPQSPAEPELETVTEPEVTLAVSSPAPEPVAEEEVAPAVEAAPEEPEPEPAAEPEPVTASSEAPAAAEVPAERLAPEAPSEAESIPEIVISESASSNEISTEVPAPEVPAPEVPAPEAPAPEPVAIVEVQAEAPTPEPVATVEVQAEAPTPEPVATVEVQAEAPAPEPVATVEVKAEAPAPEPVPIVEVQAEAPTPEPVATVEVQAEAPAPEPVATVEVQAEAPTPEPVATVEVQAEAPAPEPVAMVEVQAEAPEPVTQLPEPVAEVMEAKLENGEVESVNGEAESAKGGLAQAEEVVFQSDCELKKELSLSGGAPEGPEGILESLSTSASQAVDLV, from the exons ATGGGAGGCAAGCTgagcaagaagaagaagggataTGACGTCAGCGACCCAAAGGATAGGAAAGATGACATTACAGCGGCGGCAGTCAGTGCCGTTGAGTCCGTCAAGGCTGCCGTGGTGACTGCTGCCCCGGCACCCATTGCTGAGGTGACTGAGGAGGCGGCTACAGTTGCGGCCACAGCGGTTGAGTCGGCGGTGGTGTCGGCGGTTGCAGCAGTGCAGGAGGCCGCACAAGAAGCTGTGATGGCTGTACAGGAAGCTGTCACCGGAGGGGAGGAGCCGGCGGAACCTGCACCTGCAGAGAAGGGCACTGCAGAACCTGAGGCCGCCCCAGAGGAACCGGCCCCTGCAGCTGCCCCAGAGGAACCTGCTGCCTCAGAAGAGCCTGCCCCTGCTGCTGCCCCAGAGGAACCGGCTTCCCCAGAGGAACCGGCCCCTGCTGCTGCCCCAGAGGAACCCGCTGCCCCAGAGGAACCGGCCACCGCTGCTGCCCCAGAGGAACCGGCTGCCCCAGAGGAACCGGCTGCCCCAGAGGAACCGGCCCCCGCTAATGCCCCAGAGGAACCCGCTGCCCCAGAAGAACCTTCCCCTGCTGATGCCCCAGAAGAACCAGCCCCTGCTGCTGCCCCAGAGGAACCTGCCCCTGCAGTGGCTGAGCCAGAGCCTACTGCATCAGAGGTCCCTGAGGAGCCAGAAGCTCCTTCTCCAGAACCTGCTGCCCCAGAGCCCACACCAGAGACTGTTACTGAGCCTGAGCCTGAGCCTGAATCCCCACAGTCCCCAGCAGAGCCAGAACTAGAGACTGTTACTGAGCCTGAGGTCACACTGGCTGTTTCTTCACCTGCGCCCGAGCCTGTGGCTGAAGAAGAGGTGGCCCCAGCGGTAGAGGCTGCACCAGAAGAACCTGAACCAGAACCTGCAGCTGAGCCTGAGCCTGTTACTGCATCTTCTGaggccccagcagcagcagaggtcCCAGCTGAGAGGCTTGCCCCAGAGGCCCCCAGCGAGGCAGAATCCATCCCAGAGATAGTCATCTCTGAATCAGCCTCTTCCAACGAGATCTCTACTGAGGTCCCAGCACCTGAGGTCCCAGCACCTGAGGTCCCAGCACCTGAGGCCCCTGCACCAGAGCCTGTAGCTATAGTTGAGGTCCAGGCTGAGGCCCCTACACCAGAGCCTGTAGCTACAGTTGAG GTCCAGGCTGAGGCCCCAACACCAGAGCCTGTAGCTACGGTAGAGGTCCAAGCTGAGGCTCCAGCACCAGAGCCTGTAGCTACAGTTGAGGTCAAAGCTGAGGCCCCAGCACCAGAGCCTGTACCTATAGTTGAGGTCCAGGCTGAGGCCCCAACACCAGAGCCTGTAGCTACGGTAGAGGTCCAAGCTGAGGCTCCAGCACCAGAGCCTGTAGCTACAGTTGAG GTCCAGGCTGAGGCCCCAACACCAGAGCCTGTAGCTACGGTAGAGGTCCAAGCTGAGGCTCCAGCACCAGAGCCTGTAGCTATGGTTGAGGTCCAGGCTGAGGCTCCAGAACCTGTGACCCAATTACCAGAGCCTGTAGCTGAGGTAATGGAGGCCAAGTTGGAGAACGGGGAGGTGGAAAGTGTGAATGGAGA
- the si:dkey-56m19.5 gene encoding skin secretory protein xP2 isoform X6, producing MGGKLSKKKKGYDVSDPKDRKDDITAAAVSAVESVKAAVVTAAPAPIAEVTEEAATVAATAVESAVVSAVAAVQEAAQEAVMAVQEAVTGGEEPAEPAPAEKGTAEPEAAPEEPAPAAAPEEPAASEEPAPAAAPEEPASPEEPAPAAAPEEPAAPEEPATAAAPEEPAAPEEPAAPEEPAPANAPEEPAAPEEPSPADAPEEPAPAAAPEEPAPAVAEPEPTASEVPEEPEAPSPEPAAPEPTPETVTEPEPEPESPQSPAEPELETVTEPEVTLAVSSPAPEPVAEEEVAPAVEAAPEEPEPEPAAEPEPVTASSEAPAAAEVPAERLAPEAPSEAESIPEIVISESASSNEISTEVPAPEVPAPEVPAPEAPAPEPVAIVEVQAEAPTPEPVATVEVQAEAPTPEPVATVEVQAEAPAPEPVATVEVQAEAPAPEPVATVEVQAEAPTPEPVATVEVQAEAPAPEPVAMVEVQAEAPEPVTQLPEPVAEVMEAKLENGEVESVNGEAESAKGGLAQAEEVVFQSDCELKKELSLSGGAPEGPEGILESLSTSASQAVDLV from the exons ATGGGAGGCAAGCTgagcaagaagaagaagggataTGACGTCAGCGACCCAAAGGATAGGAAAGATGACATTACAGCGGCGGCAGTCAGTGCCGTTGAGTCCGTCAAGGCTGCCGTGGTGACTGCTGCCCCGGCACCCATTGCTGAGGTGACTGAGGAGGCGGCTACAGTTGCGGCCACAGCGGTTGAGTCGGCGGTGGTGTCGGCGGTTGCAGCAGTGCAGGAGGCCGCACAAGAAGCTGTGATGGCTGTACAGGAAGCTGTCACCGGAGGGGAGGAGCCGGCGGAACCTGCACCTGCAGAGAAGGGCACTGCAGAACCTGAGGCCGCCCCAGAGGAACCGGCCCCTGCAGCTGCCCCAGAGGAACCTGCTGCCTCAGAAGAGCCTGCCCCTGCTGCTGCCCCAGAGGAACCGGCTTCCCCAGAGGAACCGGCCCCTGCTGCTGCCCCAGAGGAACCCGCTGCCCCAGAGGAACCGGCCACCGCTGCTGCCCCAGAGGAACCGGCTGCCCCAGAGGAACCGGCTGCCCCAGAGGAACCGGCCCCCGCTAATGCCCCAGAGGAACCCGCTGCCCCAGAAGAACCTTCCCCTGCTGATGCCCCAGAAGAACCAGCCCCTGCTGCTGCCCCAGAGGAACCTGCCCCTGCAGTGGCTGAGCCAGAGCCTACTGCATCAGAGGTCCCTGAGGAGCCAGAAGCTCCTTCTCCAGAACCTGCTGCCCCAGAGCCCACACCAGAGACTGTTACTGAGCCTGAGCCTGAGCCTGAATCCCCACAGTCCCCAGCAGAGCCAGAACTAGAGACTGTTACTGAGCCTGAGGTCACACTGGCTGTTTCTTCACCTGCGCCCGAGCCTGTGGCTGAAGAAGAGGTGGCCCCAGCGGTAGAGGCTGCACCAGAAGAACCTGAACCAGAACCTGCAGCTGAGCCTGAGCCTGTTACTGCATCTTCTGaggccccagcagcagcagaggtcCCAGCTGAGAGGCTTGCCCCAGAGGCCCCCAGCGAGGCAGAATCCATCCCAGAGATAGTCATCTCTGAATCAGCCTCTTCCAACGAGATCTCTACTGAGGTCCCAGCACCTGAGGTCCCAGCACCTGAGGTCCCAGCACCTGAGGCCCCTGCACCAGAGCCTGTAGCTATAGTTGAGGTCCAGGCTGAGGCCCCTACACCAGAGCCTGTAGCTACAGTTGAG GTCCAGGCTGAGGCCCCAACACCAGAGCCTGTAGCTACGGTAGAGGTCCAAGCTGAGGCTCCAGCACCAGAGCCTGTAGCTACAGTTGAG GTCCAAGCTGAGGCTCCAGCACCAGAGCCTGTAGCTACAGTTGAG GTCCAGGCTGAGGCCCCAACACCAGAGCCTGTAGCTACGGTAGAGGTCCAAGCTGAGGCTCCAGCACCAGAGCCTGTAGCTATGGTTGAGGTCCAGGCTGAGGCTCCAGAACCTGTGACCCAATTACCAGAGCCTGTAGCTGAGGTAATGGAGGCCAAGTTGGAGAACGGGGAGGTGGAAAGTGTGAATGGAGA
- the si:dkey-56m19.5 gene encoding skin secretory protein xP2 isoform X2 yields MGGKLSKKKKGYDVSDPKDRKDDITAAAVSAVESVKAAVVTAAPAPIAEVTEEAATVAATAVESAVVSAVAAVQEAAQEAVMAVQEAVTGGEEPAEPAPAEKGTAEPEAAPEEPAPAAAPEEPAASEEPAPAAAPEEPASPEEPAPAAAPEEPAAPEEPATAAAPEEPAAPEEPAAPEEPAPANAPEEPAAPEEPSPADAPEEPAPAAAPEEPAPAVAEPEPTASEVPEEPEAPSPEPAAPEPTPETVTEPEPEPESPQSPAEPELETVTEPEVTLAVSSPAPEPVAEEEVAPAVEAAPEEPEPEPAAEPEPVTASSEAPAAAEVPAERLAPEAPSEAESIPEIVISESASSNEISTEVPAPEVPAPEVPAPEAPAPEPVAIVEVQAEAPTPEPVATVEVQAEAPTPEPVATVEVQAEAPAPEPVATVEVQAEAPTPEPVATVEVQAEAPAPEPVATVEVKAEAPAPEPVPIVEVQAEAPTPEPVATVEVQAEAPAPEPVAMVEVQAEAPEPVTQLPEPVAEVMEAKLENGEVESVNGEAESAKGGLAQAEEVVFQSDCELKKELSLSGGAPEGPEGILESLSTSASQAVDLV; encoded by the exons ATGGGAGGCAAGCTgagcaagaagaagaagggataTGACGTCAGCGACCCAAAGGATAGGAAAGATGACATTACAGCGGCGGCAGTCAGTGCCGTTGAGTCCGTCAAGGCTGCCGTGGTGACTGCTGCCCCGGCACCCATTGCTGAGGTGACTGAGGAGGCGGCTACAGTTGCGGCCACAGCGGTTGAGTCGGCGGTGGTGTCGGCGGTTGCAGCAGTGCAGGAGGCCGCACAAGAAGCTGTGATGGCTGTACAGGAAGCTGTCACCGGAGGGGAGGAGCCGGCGGAACCTGCACCTGCAGAGAAGGGCACTGCAGAACCTGAGGCCGCCCCAGAGGAACCGGCCCCTGCAGCTGCCCCAGAGGAACCTGCTGCCTCAGAAGAGCCTGCCCCTGCTGCTGCCCCAGAGGAACCGGCTTCCCCAGAGGAACCGGCCCCTGCTGCTGCCCCAGAGGAACCCGCTGCCCCAGAGGAACCGGCCACCGCTGCTGCCCCAGAGGAACCGGCTGCCCCAGAGGAACCGGCTGCCCCAGAGGAACCGGCCCCCGCTAATGCCCCAGAGGAACCCGCTGCCCCAGAAGAACCTTCCCCTGCTGATGCCCCAGAAGAACCAGCCCCTGCTGCTGCCCCAGAGGAACCTGCCCCTGCAGTGGCTGAGCCAGAGCCTACTGCATCAGAGGTCCCTGAGGAGCCAGAAGCTCCTTCTCCAGAACCTGCTGCCCCAGAGCCCACACCAGAGACTGTTACTGAGCCTGAGCCTGAGCCTGAATCCCCACAGTCCCCAGCAGAGCCAGAACTAGAGACTGTTACTGAGCCTGAGGTCACACTGGCTGTTTCTTCACCTGCGCCCGAGCCTGTGGCTGAAGAAGAGGTGGCCCCAGCGGTAGAGGCTGCACCAGAAGAACCTGAACCAGAACCTGCAGCTGAGCCTGAGCCTGTTACTGCATCTTCTGaggccccagcagcagcagaggtcCCAGCTGAGAGGCTTGCCCCAGAGGCCCCCAGCGAGGCAGAATCCATCCCAGAGATAGTCATCTCTGAATCAGCCTCTTCCAACGAGATCTCTACTGAGGTCCCAGCACCTGAGGTCCCAGCACCTGAGGTCCCAGCACCTGAGGCCCCTGCACCAGAGCCTGTAGCTATAGTTGAGGTCCAGGCTGAGGCCCCTACACCAGAGCCTGTAGCTACAGTTGAG GTCCAGGCTGAGGCCCCAACACCAGAGCCTGTAGCTACGGTAGAGGTCCAAGCTGAGGCTCCAGCACCAGAGCCTGTAGCTACAGTTGAG GTCCAGGCTGAGGCCCCAACACCAGAGCCTGTAGCTACGGTAGAGGTCCAAGCTGAGGCTCCAGCACCAGAGCCTGTAGCTACAGTTGAGGTCAAAGCTGAGGCCCCAGCACCAGAGCCTGTACCTATAGTTGAGGTCCAGGCTGAGGCCCCAACACCAGAGCCTGTAGCTACGGTAGAGGTCCAAGCTGAGGCTCCAGCACCAGAGCCTGTAGCTATGGTTGAGGTCCAGGCTGAGGCTCCAGAACCTGTGACCCAATTACCAGAGCCTGTAGCTGAGGTAATGGAGGCCAAGTTGGAGAACGGGGAGGTGGAAAGTGTGAATGGAGA
- the si:dkey-56m19.5 gene encoding skin secretory protein xP2 isoform X1 gives MGGKLSKKKKGYDVSDPKDRKDDITAAAVSAVESVKAAVVTAAPAPIAEVTEEAATVAATAVESAVVSAVAAVQEAAQEAVMAVQEAVTGGEEPAEPAPAEKGTAEPEAAPEEPAPAAAPEEPAASEEPAPAAAPEEPASPEEPAPAAAPEEPAAPEEPATAAAPEEPAAPEEPAAPEEPAPANAPEEPAAPEEPSPADAPEEPAPAAAPEEPAPAVAEPEPTASEVPEEPEAPSPEPAAPEPTPETVTEPEPEPESPQSPAEPELETVTEPEVTLAVSSPAPEPVAEEEVAPAVEAAPEEPEPEPAAEPEPVTASSEAPAAAEVPAERLAPEAPSEAESIPEIVISESASSNEISTEVPAPEVPAPEVPAPEAPAPEPVAIVEVQAEAPTPEPVATVEVQAEAPTPEPVATVEVQAEAPAPEPVATVEVKAEAPAPEPVPIVEVQAEAPTPEPVATVEVQAEAPAPEPVATVEVKAEAPAPEPVPIVEVQAEAPTPEPVATVEVQAEAPAPEPVAMVEVQAEAPEPVTQLPEPVAEVMEAKLENGEVESVNGEAESAKGGLAQAEEVVFQSDCELKKELSLSGGAPEGPEGILESLSTSASQAVDLV, from the exons ATGGGAGGCAAGCTgagcaagaagaagaagggataTGACGTCAGCGACCCAAAGGATAGGAAAGATGACATTACAGCGGCGGCAGTCAGTGCCGTTGAGTCCGTCAAGGCTGCCGTGGTGACTGCTGCCCCGGCACCCATTGCTGAGGTGACTGAGGAGGCGGCTACAGTTGCGGCCACAGCGGTTGAGTCGGCGGTGGTGTCGGCGGTTGCAGCAGTGCAGGAGGCCGCACAAGAAGCTGTGATGGCTGTACAGGAAGCTGTCACCGGAGGGGAGGAGCCGGCGGAACCTGCACCTGCAGAGAAGGGCACTGCAGAACCTGAGGCCGCCCCAGAGGAACCGGCCCCTGCAGCTGCCCCAGAGGAACCTGCTGCCTCAGAAGAGCCTGCCCCTGCTGCTGCCCCAGAGGAACCGGCTTCCCCAGAGGAACCGGCCCCTGCTGCTGCCCCAGAGGAACCCGCTGCCCCAGAGGAACCGGCCACCGCTGCTGCCCCAGAGGAACCGGCTGCCCCAGAGGAACCGGCTGCCCCAGAGGAACCGGCCCCCGCTAATGCCCCAGAGGAACCCGCTGCCCCAGAAGAACCTTCCCCTGCTGATGCCCCAGAAGAACCAGCCCCTGCTGCTGCCCCAGAGGAACCTGCCCCTGCAGTGGCTGAGCCAGAGCCTACTGCATCAGAGGTCCCTGAGGAGCCAGAAGCTCCTTCTCCAGAACCTGCTGCCCCAGAGCCCACACCAGAGACTGTTACTGAGCCTGAGCCTGAGCCTGAATCCCCACAGTCCCCAGCAGAGCCAGAACTAGAGACTGTTACTGAGCCTGAGGTCACACTGGCTGTTTCTTCACCTGCGCCCGAGCCTGTGGCTGAAGAAGAGGTGGCCCCAGCGGTAGAGGCTGCACCAGAAGAACCTGAACCAGAACCTGCAGCTGAGCCTGAGCCTGTTACTGCATCTTCTGaggccccagcagcagcagaggtcCCAGCTGAGAGGCTTGCCCCAGAGGCCCCCAGCGAGGCAGAATCCATCCCAGAGATAGTCATCTCTGAATCAGCCTCTTCCAACGAGATCTCTACTGAGGTCCCAGCACCTGAGGTCCCAGCACCTGAGGTCCCAGCACCTGAGGCCCCTGCACCAGAGCCTGTAGCTATAGTTGAGGTCCAGGCTGAGGCCCCTACACCAGAGCCTGTAGCTACAGTTGAG GTCCAGGCTGAGGCCCCAACACCAGAGCCTGTAGCTACGGTAGAGGTCCAAGCTGAGGCTCCAGCACCAGAGCCTGTAGCTACAGTTGAGGTCAAAGCTGAGGCCCCAGCACCAGAGCCTGTACCTATAGTTGAGGTCCAGGCTGAGGCCCCAACACCAGAGCCTGTAGCTACGGTAGAGGTCCAAGCTGAGGCTCCAGCACCAGAGCCTGTAGCTACAGTTGAGGTCAAAGCTGAGGCCCCAGCACCAGAGCCTGTACCTATAGTTGAGGTCCAGGCTGAGGCCCCAACACCAGAGCCTGTAGCTACGGTAGAGGTCCAAGCTGAGGCTCCAGCACCAGAGCCTGTAGCTATGGTTGAGGTCCAGGCTGAGGCTCCAGAACCTGTGACCCAATTACCAGAGCCTGTAGCTGAGGTAATGGAGGCCAAGTTGGAGAACGGGGAGGTGGAAAGTGTGAATGGAGA
- the si:dkey-56m19.5 gene encoding skin secretory protein xP2 isoform X4 — translation MGGKLSKKKKGYDVSDPKDRKDDITAAAVSAVESVKAAVVTAAPAPIAEVTEEAATVAATAVESAVVSAVAAVQEAAQEAVMAVQEAVTGGEEPAEPAPAEKGTAEPEAAPEEPAPAAAPEEPAASEEPAPAAAPEEPASPEEPAPAAAPEEPAAPEEPATAAAPEEPAAPEEPAAPEEPAPANAPEEPAAPEEPSPADAPEEPAPAAAPEEPAPAVAEPEPTASEVPEEPEAPSPEPAAPEPTPETVTEPEPEPESPQSPAEPELETVTEPEVTLAVSSPAPEPVAEEEVAPAVEAAPEEPEPEPAAEPEPVTASSEAPAAAEVPAERLAPEAPSEAESIPEIVISESASSNEISTEVPAPEVPAPEVPAPEAPAPEPVAIVEVQAEAPTPEPVATVEVQAEAPTPEPVATVEVQAEAPAPEPVATVEVQAEAPAPEPVATVEVKAEAPAPEPVPIVEVQAEAPTPEPVATVEVQAEAPAPEPVAMVEVQAEAPEPVTQLPEPVAEVMEAKLENGEVESVNGEAESAKGGLAQAEEVVFQSDCELKKELSLSGGAPEGPEGILESLSTSASQAVDLV, via the exons ATGGGAGGCAAGCTgagcaagaagaagaagggataTGACGTCAGCGACCCAAAGGATAGGAAAGATGACATTACAGCGGCGGCAGTCAGTGCCGTTGAGTCCGTCAAGGCTGCCGTGGTGACTGCTGCCCCGGCACCCATTGCTGAGGTGACTGAGGAGGCGGCTACAGTTGCGGCCACAGCGGTTGAGTCGGCGGTGGTGTCGGCGGTTGCAGCAGTGCAGGAGGCCGCACAAGAAGCTGTGATGGCTGTACAGGAAGCTGTCACCGGAGGGGAGGAGCCGGCGGAACCTGCACCTGCAGAGAAGGGCACTGCAGAACCTGAGGCCGCCCCAGAGGAACCGGCCCCTGCAGCTGCCCCAGAGGAACCTGCTGCCTCAGAAGAGCCTGCCCCTGCTGCTGCCCCAGAGGAACCGGCTTCCCCAGAGGAACCGGCCCCTGCTGCTGCCCCAGAGGAACCCGCTGCCCCAGAGGAACCGGCCACCGCTGCTGCCCCAGAGGAACCGGCTGCCCCAGAGGAACCGGCTGCCCCAGAGGAACCGGCCCCCGCTAATGCCCCAGAGGAACCCGCTGCCCCAGAAGAACCTTCCCCTGCTGATGCCCCAGAAGAACCAGCCCCTGCTGCTGCCCCAGAGGAACCTGCCCCTGCAGTGGCTGAGCCAGAGCCTACTGCATCAGAGGTCCCTGAGGAGCCAGAAGCTCCTTCTCCAGAACCTGCTGCCCCAGAGCCCACACCAGAGACTGTTACTGAGCCTGAGCCTGAGCCTGAATCCCCACAGTCCCCAGCAGAGCCAGAACTAGAGACTGTTACTGAGCCTGAGGTCACACTGGCTGTTTCTTCACCTGCGCCCGAGCCTGTGGCTGAAGAAGAGGTGGCCCCAGCGGTAGAGGCTGCACCAGAAGAACCTGAACCAGAACCTGCAGCTGAGCCTGAGCCTGTTACTGCATCTTCTGaggccccagcagcagcagaggtcCCAGCTGAGAGGCTTGCCCCAGAGGCCCCCAGCGAGGCAGAATCCATCCCAGAGATAGTCATCTCTGAATCAGCCTCTTCCAACGAGATCTCTACTGAGGTCCCAGCACCTGAGGTCCCAGCACCTGAGGTCCCAGCACCTGAGGCCCCTGCACCAGAGCCTGTAGCTATAGTTGAGGTCCAGGCTGAGGCCCCTACACCAGAGCCTGTAGCTACAGTTGAG GTCCAGGCTGAGGCCCCAACACCAGAGCCTGTAGCTACGGTAGAGGTCCAAGCTGAGGCTCCAGCACCAGAGCCTGTAGCTACAGTTGAG GTCCAAGCTGAGGCTCCAGCACCAGAGCCTGTAGCTACAGTTGAGGTCAAAGCTGAGGCCCCAGCACCAGAGCCTGTACCTATAGTTGAGGTCCAGGCTGAGGCCCCAACACCAGAGCCTGTAGCTACGGTAGAGGTCCAAGCTGAGGCTCCAGCACCAGAGCCTGTAGCTATGGTTGAGGTCCAGGCTGAGGCTCCAGAACCTGTGACCCAATTACCAGAGCCTGTAGCTGAGGTAATGGAGGCCAAGTTGGAGAACGGGGAGGTGGAAAGTGTGAATGGAGA